Proteins from a genomic interval of Caulobacter sp. NIBR1757:
- a CDS encoding ABC transporter ATP-binding protein: MSSPTLSLPTLSLRGVKRTYNAGSGPLEVLKGVDLDVMPGEIVGLIGPSGSGKSSLLHAAGLLEHPTEGQVFISGQDCTNLGDRPRTLLRLSSIGFVYQFHHLLPEFTALENVALPALIQGRDKAWTQARAEGLLASMGLSERTDHQPAQLSGGEQQRVAIARALTNEPKLLLADEPTGNLDPDTAAAVFKTLHDAVRDQGVAALIATHNLELARYMDRVFALKDGLLEERRF; this comes from the coding sequence ATGAGTAGCCCGACCCTCAGCCTGCCCACTCTTTCGCTTAGGGGCGTCAAACGCACCTACAACGCCGGCTCCGGCCCGCTGGAGGTGCTGAAGGGCGTCGACCTCGACGTCATGCCGGGCGAGATCGTCGGGCTGATCGGGCCGTCCGGTTCGGGCAAGTCGTCGCTGCTGCACGCCGCCGGCCTGCTGGAGCATCCGACCGAGGGCCAGGTGTTCATCTCCGGCCAGGACTGCACCAACCTCGGCGATCGGCCCCGCACCCTGCTGCGGCTGTCCAGCATCGGCTTCGTCTACCAGTTCCACCATCTGCTGCCCGAGTTCACGGCGCTGGAGAACGTCGCCCTGCCGGCCCTGATCCAGGGCCGCGACAAGGCCTGGACCCAGGCCCGCGCCGAAGGCCTGCTGGCCAGCATGGGTCTGTCGGAACGCACCGACCACCAGCCGGCCCAGCTGTCGGGCGGCGAGCAGCAGCGGGTGGCCATCGCCCGGGCCCTGACCAACGAGCCGAAGCTGCTGCTGGCCGACGAACCGACCGGCAACCTCGACCCTGACACCGCCGCCGCCGTCTTCAAGACCCTGCACGACGCGGTTCGCGACCAGGGCGTCGCCGCCCTGATCGCCACGCACAATCTGGAACTGGCCCGCTACATGGACCGGGTGTTCGCGTTGAAGGATGGGCTACTCGAAGAGCGGCGGTTCTAG